A single window of Hyla sarda isolate aHylSar1 chromosome 2, aHylSar1.hap1, whole genome shotgun sequence DNA harbors:
- the STRIP1 gene encoding striatin-interacting protein 1, whose product MEASGSLTVNNKMRAGVGGVGAGSPQPGKGREYNRNQRKDSEGCSESPDIEFIYADADKWAAELSELYSYTEGPEFQWNRKCFEEDLQLHVPDKKWTELDVSQQRAHTMRLLDALEVTGREKRLKVARAILYVAQGTFGECTSESEVQTWQRHNIFLLLEAGAFNALVELLNMEVENSAACSNAVRKPAISLADSTDLRVLLNIMYLMVDTLREEGDADSEDWKTSRNTFRAELGSPVYNGEPFAVLLFGMVTKFCSGHAPHFPMKKVLLLLWKTVLCTLGGFEDLQKMKAEKREILGLPPLPEDSIKVIRNMRAASPPASASDLIEQQQRRGRREHKALIKQDNLDAFNERDPYKTDDSRDEEEENDEDNSLEGEPFSIEREEVMPPSITQPPADRLALPKGLPWAPKVREKDIEIFLESSRSKFIGYTLGSDTDTVVGLPRPIHESIRTLKLHKYTSIAEIQIRLEEEFIMCPLSGGEEEVEQVPAEILYQGLLPSLPQYMIALLKILLAAAPTSKAKTDSINILADVLPEEMPTTVLQSMKLGVDVNRHKEIIVKAISAVLLLLLKHFKLNHVYQMEYMAQHLVFANCIPLILKFFNQNIMSYITAKNSISVLDYPYCVVHELPELTAESLEAGDNNRFCWRNLFSCINLLRILNKLTKWKHSRTMMLVVFKSAPILKRALKVKQAMMQLYVLKLLKVQTKYLGRQWRKSNMKTMSAIYQKVRHRLNDDWAYGNDLDARPWDFQAEECALRANIERFNSRRYDRTHRNPEFLPVDNCLQSVLGQHVELPEDFQMNYDLWLEREVFSKPISWEELLQ is encoded by the exons ATGGAGGCCTCCGGGTCGCTGACTGTCAACAATAAAATGAGAGCCGGTGTCGGCGGGGTTGGTGCCGGGAGTCCTCAGCCGGGAAAGGGACGAGAATATAATCGCAACCAGCGGAAGGATTCGGAG GGTTGCTCAGAGTCTCCAGATATCGAATTTATTTATGCTGACGCTGATAAGTGGGCCGCAGAGCTCTCAG AGCTTTACAGTTACACTGAAGGCCCCGAGTTTCAATGGAACAGGAAATGTTTTGAGGAGGATTTGCAATTACATG TGCCTGAcaaaaaatggacagagttaGATGTGTCCCAGCAGCGTGCACACACCATGCGGCTCCTTGATGCTTTGGAGGTCACAGGCAGAGAAAAAAGGCTAAAAGTGGCCAGGGCAATCCTGTATGTTGCACAGG GCACTTTTGGGGAGTGCACATCTGAGTCTGAAGTGCAGACCTGGCAACGCCATAACATCTTCCTGCTGCTAGAAGCAGGAGCATTCAATGCCCTTGTGGAACTTCTTAACATGGAAGTCGA GAACAGTGCAGCTTGCAGTAATGCTGTAAGAAAGCCCGCAATCTCTCTGGCTGACAGCACAGATCTTCG AGTTCTTCTGAATATCATGTACCTTATGGTAGATACATTACGAGAGGAAGGTGATGCCGATAGTGAAGACTGGAAAACCTCGAGAAATACTTTCCGTGCAGAACTTG GATCCCCTGTATACAACGGTGAACCTTTTGCAGTGCTACTTTTTGGAATGGTCACAAAGTTCTGTAGTGGTCATGCTCCACATTTTCCAATGAaaaaggtgctgctgctgttgtGGAAGACTGTGTTG TGCACACTGGGTGGGTTTGAAGATTTGCAGAAAATGAAGGCAGAGAAGCGGGAGATCTTGGGGCTTCCACCTCTTCCGGAAGATAGCATTAAAGTTATACGCAATATGAGAGCTGCATCACCCCCAGCTTCTGCATCTGATCTCATTGAGCAACAGCAAAGAAGAGGCCGAAGGGAGCATAAG GCTCTCATTAAGCAGGATAACCTTGATGCCTTTAATGAGCGGGATCCATACAAAACAGATGATTCTCGGGATGAAGAAGAGGAAAACGATGAAGACAACAGCTTAGAGGGGGAACCTTTTTCTATTGAACGGGAAGAAGTGATGCCACCATCAATTACTCAGCCTCCTGCTGATCGTCTTGCTCTGCCAAAAGGTTTACCTTGGGCACCAAAAGTGAG GGAGAAAGACATTGAGATATTTCTGGAATCAAGTCGCAGTAAGTTCATTGGCTACACTCTTGGAAG TGACACAGATACAGTAGTTGGTTTACCACGCCCTATTCATGAGAGTATTCGCACTCTAAAGCTG CATAAATACACATCTATTGCTGAGATTCAGATTCGCCTTGAGGAAGAGTTCATAATGTGTCCGCTCTCTGGC GGTGAAGAAGAGGTTGAACAAGTTCCTGCAGAGATCTTATATCAGGGTCTTCTCCCCAGTTTACCTCAGTACATG ATCGCCTTGCTAAAGATCCTGCTTGCTGCTGCGCCTACTTCCAAAGCAAAGACAGATTCAATTAATATTCTGGCAGATGTGCTTCCGGAAGAAATGCC GACCACAGTTCTACAGAGCATGAAACTAGGAGTAGATGTGAATCGACACAAAGAGATTATCGTGAAAGCTATTTCCGCTGTATTGCTGCTGTTACTAAAACACTTCAAGCTAAACCATGTTTATCAG atggAGTATATGGCTCAGCATCTGGTGTTTGCAAATTGCATTCCTTTAATATTgaaattttttaatcaaaataTTATGTCGTACATTACTGCCAAAAACAG TATTTCCGTTCTTGACTACCCATATTGTGTCGTCCATGAGCTGCCTGAACTTACTGCAGAGAGTCTA GAAGCTGGAGATAATAACCGATTTTGTTGGCGAAACTTGTTTTCCTGCATAAATCTTTTGCGCATCCTAAACAAACTGACCAAGTGGAAGCACTCTAGGACCATG ATGCTTGTTGTTTTCAAGTCTGCTCCCATCTTAAAAAGAGCTCTTAAAGTCAAACAGGCGATGATGCAGCTGTATGTACTCAAGTTACTGAAAGTACAGACCAAGTACTTAGGACGTCagtggaggaaaagcaacatgaAAACTATGTCAGCCATTTACCAGAAAGTGCGACACCGTCTGAATGATGATTGGGCATATGGAAATG ATCTTGATGCTCGCCCCTGGGATTTTCAGGCTGAGGAGTGTGCACTGAGAGCCAACATTGAGCGCTTCAACTCTCGCCGATATGATCGCACTCATAGAAACCCTGAATTCCTTCCAGTAGACAACTGTCTTCAGAGTGTGCTTGGTCAACATGTGGAGCTACCAGAGGACTTCCAAATGAACTATGACTTGTGGCTAGAGAGAGAGGTGTTTTCTAAACCTATATCTTGGGAAGAATTGCTGCAATAA